The DNA window ctttaattattaaatctaatttcttaatattatatatcacgCTAGTTTTTACTAAACTAAAGCTCGTTTGGAAGAgcaattaatatgtatatctctATAAACTTTATCTTTACGTGTCAAAATCTAACTTAAAATACTGTTCATTATCATCACCAAGGTaagtatcaaatatataattaggaACTCTGTATTTATCACGCTTTcgcttattattattgaatttgttCGACTAATTATTTAACTGTCTTTTACTATGTTTCAGGTTTCAACCAACCTCTACGCTGTCTGGGATTCCGCTAGATCCTCGTCGTCTGGATGCATCAGCTCAGCTGACTGGCTTTCGATCAGCTGTTCAACCACTACGTCTGGCTCGCTGTCATCCTAGAGGTATGGTGGTATCAGCATCTGAGCTGAGATTGTCTTTATTGGTAATATCTTCGGGAATAGGAGTGGAAGTGTGGATTCTGGGGActgaaacttttcttttagcCTTTGTCCGGACTCCCTCCTTGGCTGGCGTAATCTCTCGCTTCGCAGACATTTGGGCAGCTGCCTTGCCCTTCAGCAATAAGTCTAGAGAGGTCAATGCAGCTGGCTGACTTTTGGGCGTCGGTTGCACAGGCACCTCCACGCGCTGCAAAAGAATACGAGGCGACCCCGCTCGCGGTTTGCTCACGCTTGAGCCGCTCGAGAAAGTGCGCGGTTGcaagattatatttctttcttatacatAACAACAGTCGCAGTAGGGGAGACCAGACTACCTTGTGACACTTTTTTTTCGGAgcaatacatttttgtttttagcGTGTTTGTAAAAACTAACCTTATTGGCATTTATATTGAACTTTTAGGAATGAAATGGACGTATTagtatgaataaaaaaatattgtaatctGTAAATAACTCAATGTAatgaaaatatggaaaatgtCACATTTTACCCAACTGATGGGGTATTGTGTGACAGGCAGAATAAAGTGTGCTCTTCGGTGGCTTCTTTATATTTAGTGATCCAgcgacttattgttagtgtcATGTGATTGATATTGAAAGATTTTGCTGTGCTTCAAATGCTTTGATTTCCTTTGACGACTTGAAACACCGCTGCAGCTTTCATTCGCCTCGTCCACCTTAGCTCTGCtaattttggttttttttctgcatttgACGTTTTGTCCATCTTGAAAAGACATTCAATCTTCTTATAATCTGCAGAATACCAAAATAGACATATAGATCACGTTATAACCTATTTACTGTATGTCTAAAAGCTTAATGTCACAAGGTACCCTACACAACACTGGAcacatttattgcaaaatttatatatttaatgacttataattgttttataatgcATAAAATACGTTTTGTAACGAACTAACCTACAAATACATGCGTACATACTTAGGTTATACGCACCGcagcgataaatattacaaaaagtttaggagacaaaatatattttgaagtaTGGTCGAAAGAGATTCTAAcctgtatttttttacttcttgtGTTAATCCCtcttttagataaatatgATCTTAGTTACACATAAAAAAGCATAACCACATATAAAATTGCACATAGAACGTAcatttcgcaaaataattgcaatgtAACACCGTTGCCTGTGTCACAAGGTAGCCTCCGTTCCGTTCTTGCAGCGTTATATGCGGTAAAAGCAACAAAAGTAATTACGGAACGATCTTGCAGCTGTGCTCAATGACGTCACATTGTCAGATAGGacgtattaatataaatataaaacattacttcagtttattataaaattttttattatcacttAAAATATGATACACAGATgtaaatttgtacaaaataaatcttaaaacagaataaaaaattatatttgcagtCCAATTCTTATTCTGTTCataatttcttctcttttttcattACCTTGCAACCGACGCCTAGAGGCTTGTCGGCCACATCGACACCTCTTGAACTGATACTGCAGGCGAAGGCAGCCGCTCAGATGCAGGCGAGGCGAAAAAAGATCCAGACAGGAGAAGGAGCAAGGACCAAGGCTGAAATAAAACACCTTGAATCCCGTATCCATACTTCCACTCCAAATCCTAAACATACAAAGAATAAGCTAGATACTAGTGCCGATTCAGCGACTACTATAGCAGTAGAGAGCAGCGAATCTGACGAGCAAGACGATCAGCTGATCGAGCAGAGCCAGACGACTCCGGAGGAGGACGCCGAGCCAACCGACTCGCAGACGCTAAAAGAATAGGTCGGTACCTGATTAATGTAATAGTTTATAAGATAGTCATGCGTTgacgaataaatatttaatatagtttaGAAATATCCTAAAACTCTTCCAAACGAGTTATAATAGCGTgtgacataattatattatcgtatcatttgatttttattaaatcttattatttcaataaatattcattttgttGTGACAAATAAAGTCAGAAAATAGCGTGAGACATGTACGAATGATGGTACAATTCGAATTctaaatttacagaaattttgtgattattataattaaagggCTAATTAAGGTTTTGATGACATAGAGTGATTACATTTCACATGTAGAACATGCCCtcatactttattttgcgataGAAACAGTATTCTAGTTTAGCAACACGCGGCTGAAAACTTTAACTGGCAAGCAACACGCCGCCAGAGAACTTTAACTCAGCAGTTCGAAtaaactttgttaattatcgTACCTTTTGATTGAAAATCATTTCAGTAGTTTAGTTTGGGTCTACGAAGAACGCCCATAcactttatttgttaaaatacaCTGTATTTAGTTTTAGCAACACGCCGCTAGAAACTTTAACTCAGTTCCAAAATTGAACTTTGCGAATTATTGTGCGAATTGAGTTTATCTAGTCTAGAAATGTTTGTTAGAATCTAAATAGACTACTTGCatgatttatttgatttatttcacaataattCGATTTAGGCAACACGCCGCCAGAAACTTTAAGTTTGATGTTCAGATGAACTTTCTTATTATTGATGCGAATTGATTCCTATCAGTCTTAAAATGATTCTATTGATTCACAGAGGTGAGCCACACTTTgatatttcaagaaattacaatatttcataattttacatgttaGTGATGAAAATTGAGATCAGGCCTAATGATGCTTGCTTGACCATGGATATGAGTCTCTGTGATTGTAATTAAAGATATTCTGAAGTgcttttctcaattttcttattttttttaagtaaagacattttattgaataaagatattttcatgcTTTTGACAGCTAGATATCGTCTTTTAGGACTGATTGAGAATACGTCTAACGTTGAAacgttgattttattattttaacctaaaattcctgaaaaaaggaaaattatgattattttgttaattttacatgataAATACGTACATTATACTTACCGGGAGACTTACCTGACGAATCCTGTTGATCCTGGAATGCCTGGATGAAacctgtaaataaaaaagagaattaatgaATGATTACGCGATATTAGTTGCGATTAATGTTAATGAGAAGGGAAAAACCGTGATAATTCTACAGAATAGggccttttccgaattttgatattttcttgcggtttttttggtaaaaacttttgttgtgactccgacagtgataatcaatcgggggagcccgaaaaatatgcaccctacctattttttttacctatttttactttatttttgataaatgtctGGATTTAGGGCGACCttaccgatttcaatgaccttgatatatgttgtcaagttcatgaccccgagtgaccttcagaaggttttagccatcgctcgttattcgttaaaaagttattaacaaaaaaagtttggaaaatacgtaggttagatgacgcgcttcaaaagtatttaactgtttaaagcgcgtcactaacccatgtggcatctcgcatattaactttccacgcatgaaaagttcatgcatacacttttcacgcgaaccgagattcacgcacaccccccccccctactttcgggggaggtgcggtagtcccgaaatagttcacgcatacactttccacgcaaaccgaggttcacgcacaccccccctgctttcgggggaggtgcggtagtcccgaaatagttcacgcatacactttccacgcaaaccgaggttcacgcatacccccccctgctttcgggggaggtgcgatagtcccgaaatagttcacgcatacactttcNNNNNNNNNNNNNNNNNNNNNNNNNNNNNNNNNNNNNNNNNNNNNNNNNNNNNNNNNNNNNNNNNNNNNNNNNNNNNNNNNNNNNNNNNNNNNNNNNNNNNNNNNNNNNNNNNNNNNNNNNNNNNNNNNNNNNNNNNNNNNNNNNNNNNNNNNNNNNNNNNNNNNNNNNNNNNNNNNNNNNNNNNNNNNNNNNNNNNNNNNNNNNNNNNNNNNNNNNNNNNNNNNNNNNNNNNNNNNNNNNNNNNNNNNNNNNNNNNNNNNNNNNNNNNNNNNNNNNNNNNNNNNNNNNNNNNNNNNNNNNNNNNNNNNNNNNNNNNNNNNNNNNNNNNNNNNNNNNNNNNNNNNNNNNNNNNNNNNNNNNNNNNNNNNNNNNNNNNNNNNNNNNNNNNNNNNNNNNNNNNNNNNNNNNNNNNNNNNNNNNNNNNNNNNNNNNNNNNNNNNNNNNNNNNNNNNNNNNNNNNNNNNNNNNNNNNNNNNNNNNNNNNNNNNNNNNNNNNNNNGGTCTTGCCGAATACCGCATTGTTCattaatttgtacatttctttCTCGAAATTGTTGCTAGCGTGAATTCTGAATCCCGTATTGAGCTCTATGTATCCGCGAAGCCACGGAGATTGTGCAAATCGAAGCGCGCGATGAATCTTCGTGACGCGCAATCCGAATCGAACGCATTGTTGTAGATTACGGTTAGTGCAGCACGTAGTGCGACTTATCGCACAGAGTAGCGAGGAGTTTATCGCACCGTTTTCCGGGAGGCTTATCGCGCGTCGGGCAGAACGGAAGGTCAGCATGAACGTCATGAAGTTCATGCGGATACGCAAGGTCGACCTCCAAGATATAACCGATAGCGGAGTCCAATGTCACGGACATTATATCGAGACTCTCAGCATCGTCGACCCATTGAAACTCCGCGTACGGCAACGGTTCGCACATCGCCCAGCCGTACAGATTGTTCACGTCGAGGTACATGAGATACGTCGACGATTGCGAAGAGTCGTGCGATCGCATGTATTTGTTGTTAGCTCGCGCGTACCTATTGGAGCATTGACTCAAACCACCGCGTATACCGTGTTCCACGAACATTACCATGTCGATATCGGTGAGCAATTCGAATCGCACCCCCGTGTGCTTGAGCATCGCGTCCCACGTATATCCCGGTAGAGTGTAGTAATGCGCGGGATCCAGTCCATAAGCGTCGATACAGGCgtcgcgaaaattttcgaaGATATCCGCCAGAAGAAACACATCCGTTTTAAGATACAAATCGCTGTACTCGCCAagattttccacgcgaaaacAACGCCAGACATTCCGCACGTGCTCGTAATCGCTATCAGTCGCGATCTCGCCGGTCAACGAACTGTAAAAGGCCTCGCGCGGTGGTAATTCCGTCACCAGCAGCTTATCAAAGCCGTCGACGTACTCGTACGGAAATACACCTTTACGCGTGAGCAGGTTGAAATCGCTTTCGCTTAGTTCCGAAAATTCCGAACGCGTAATTTTCAGCTTGTTCCTATCGAGATACGACGCCAATTTCTCGAGACTGGTGCTGAGAAATTTGAACGAATCCACGAATCGCAACTTCACGGAGTTTCCCTGCTAACGCCTTCCCTTACATTTTTCGTGAACGATATGTACGTCTCTTTGGTGAGCGGTAATAAATCGATACTACCCTCGAAGCTATTAGCTATATCCTTGATAATAAAGTGGGCATCATAACCGGACAAATTGTGAAAGAACACAGGAATAACGTATGAGTCTCTATAAAATAGATTGCAGCGCGGATGCGCGGGACCTCTGTAACGTCCGGTCAAGTGACAGTGATCGCGCACGCGTTGATCCTGCGATTCGAACGGCCTCTCGCATATGTGACAGCTCGTCGCGCTCGAAAAATTTCGAGTCTCGTCCAGCGTGAGCTCCGCCATGGTCACGTTCGTCATGAGTATCTCCCTCGCGCAATGCGCGATAACGTTAAGCTCGTTGACGAACCACGACACGCAGTCCTCGCCGCGACGAAATCTGTACGCGGCTGCGATATTATCGTACGGATTGCACAGATAGTATCCCACGCTAAACGCTTTGTGATGTTGATAGGCGTATCTCTTGACGTTATCGTTGtctatttcttctttctccaACACGCATTCCTGATCGGCGTACACCACGAAGGGAAGTCGCTCCTTCCTACTGTGATCGCGAAAGCATAGCCActtgtcgtcgtcgtttgGGAGAACGATAGCGCAGTCGTTCATCTTTTCGCAGTCGACGCTGTGAGCGGACAATTTCTCACTCGAGTAAAAGTAGTGTAAgcatctgaaaaaaaaaatatatatatataatttttttcatttcacatACATCTTTTTTATACCTACCGATCACAAATGTACTTCATCTTCCTGTTCCTGTTCAACTGAGACCCCACCACCAATCGCGGTAGATTCTTTATCCACACGAAATGACCAACGTTCGAGTTGTTTCGCGAATCTAACAGATACAACAGATTGACGTGACTGTCCTTCTTATCGTCAGTGAGCCGTATAGGAGCGATCTCGTTTTCGTTCCGTTTCTTCTTATTCCTCCAAACGGTGAAAACGTTGACGGACACGTTGTTGAGTCGTTCGAACCTCGAAATTTGCTTCAGCGTCATAGGAAATTCGATTCCGTCGAGATTCAGTATTGAATAGTAAGGGTACGCGCTACACCTGTCAACGTTTATTTGAGCGGGATACATAGCGGAGATTATCGCCCACGCAAAACACGCGTTGTCGTTCGAACGCACGTTGATCACcgcttttttcatttttatctatcGCGGTATTTCCACCCAATATTCGGCGTGCATGGGATTGCATTTATTCACGTTCACCATCAGGCTCAATATACGTGACAATCCCCAGCCGCTGTCGCGTTCCTGAAACTCATCCAGACCCGCCATAATGGCATCGATCACGTATCTGTCGTACCACTCTCGCAAATCGGACGTAGGAAAGAGCTGACGATTTCCCGTGGCGATGCTTTTGACGGCGGTTTGAACTCCCGCGACAAACTCGCCGTTGAATACCGTATTGACCTTTAAGCACGCGTGTTTCTTATGATTGACGCGCACTTGTTCGAACACCGTGTTCCTCGCATCCTCGAGAAATAGTCGAGGATCAATGTGATTGGAGTTTATCACCACACCGGTCAATACGCGCCTCTTGAAAGCTGTCTCAATCTCCGTCCACGAAAATCCTCTGCTCGGTTCACCGTGGCCTGCACCCACCTGCGCAAAACGTTGACGCAGAGCGTTTTTCGCTTCTTCCAATCGCGCCACTCGAGCGATAAGAGAGTTCAACGTTCCGGTGCACGTCGgttgagtttttttttcgcggcATCTTTCTCGCAGAGACGCGAGACACTCGTCGCACCGTCGTTCCCACTCGCGATACGCGTCCGAGGAGTCGACGCCCGTGGCGAGTTCGACGAGATCGCGATCCTCCTGCATATTTTTGATTGCTTAAGGACGTTTCGACGCGTCTTGACACGTGTTCATCCACATGGTCTAACCTTCGTTGTCCACAGGTATACCGAATTTAACTCTTTGATGAATTTCCTTGAATCTCTTGATAGACGTTTTTCTTTGATTTCTCTTCGAAAATTTCCTCGGAATTCCACGCATGTAAGACTTCGCTCTGTCGCTCTGAGCCACGTCTTCATCCACATTTCCTCACGCAGAGACCGAAAACCGATCTCTCTTCTCAGACTGTACGTCGTCAAATTCCATTGAAC is part of the Temnothorax longispinosus isolate EJ_2023e chromosome 12, Tlon_JGU_v1, whole genome shotgun sequence genome and encodes:
- the LOC139822719 gene encoding uncharacterized protein produces the protein MKKAVINVRSNDNACFAWAIISAMYPAQINVDRCSAYPYYSILNLDGIEFPMTLKQISRFERLNNVSVNVFTVWRNKKKRNENEIAPIRLTDDKKDSHVNLLYLLDSRNNSNVGHFVWIKNLPRLVVGSQLNRNRKMKYICDRCLHYFYSSEKLSAHSVDCEKMNDCAIVLPNDDDKWLCFRDHSRKERLPFVVYADQECVLEKEEIDNDNVKRYAYQHHKAFSVGYYLCNPYDNIAAAYRFRRGEDCVSWFVNELNVIAHCAREILMTNVTMAELTLDETRNFSSATSCHICERPFESQDQRVRDHCHLTGRYRGPAHPRCNLFYRDSYVIPVFFHNLSGYDAHFIIKDIANSFEGSIDLLPLTKETTSLEKLASYLDRNKLKITRSEFSELSESDFNLLTRKGVFPYEYVDGFDKLLVTELPPREAFYSSLTGEIATDSDYEHVRNVWRCFRVENLGEYSDLYLKTDVFLLADIFENFRDACIDAYGLDPAHYYTLPGYTWDAMLKHTGVRFELLTDIDMVMFVEHGIRGGLSQCSNRYARANNKYMRSHDSSQSSTYLMYLDVNNLYGWAMCEPLPYAEFQWVDDAESLDIMSVTLDSAIGYILEVDLAYPHELHDVHADLPFCPTRDKPPGKRCDKLLATLCDKSHYVLH